In Xiphophorus hellerii strain 12219 chromosome 8, Xiphophorus_hellerii-4.1, whole genome shotgun sequence, the genomic window AATAtctaaactgaaacatgaatatttacCTCATAATTAGCAGATTTCTATCAAAAAATGCAGTAACAATCTGTGaccttacagagctttgttggaggctttaaccactggcagcagcctcagaagaacctcctctgaagcagagtatttcttcaggtcaaacacatccagatcttttcctgatgacactaagatgaaacccagagctgaccactgagcaggagacagtttatctgtggagagacttcctgaactcagagactgttggatctcctcctctagagaacgatcattcagttcattcagacagtggaacagattgatgcttttctctgcagacacattttcattgaccttctccttgatgtactgaactgtttcctgattggtctgtgagatacttcctgtctttgtcaGCAAACCTTGAaggagtctctgattggtctgcagtgaaagtcccaggaggaagcggaggaacaagtccagatgtccatttggactctgtaaggcctggtcaacagctctctgatggagagATTTTAGGTTAGATCTATTAAGGAATGAAGACCTCCTagatctttgtgtttctttcatcaCGTCAGAGCCAGAGTTGATAAaggtcagatgaacatgaagagcagccagaaactcctgaacactcagatggacaaagcagaacaccttgtgctggtacagacctctctcctctttaaagatctgtgtgaacatgcctgagtacactgaggctgctctgatatcgatgccacactctgtcaggtctgattcatagaagatcaggtttcctttctgcagctgattaaaagccagttttcccagagactcaatcatcttcctgctctctggactccagtgtggatctgtttcagctcctccatcatacttgaccttcttcactttggtctgaaccaccaggaagtggatgtacatctccgtcagggttctgggcagctctcctccctctctggtctccaacacatcctccagaactgtagcagtgatccagcagaagactgggatgtggcacatgatgtggaggcttcgtgatgtcttcgtgtgggagatgatcctgctggcctgcttcttatctctgaatctcttcctgaagtactcctccttctgtgggtcattgaaccctctgacctctgttaccataccaacacactgaggagggatctgattggctgctgcaggtcgtgtggttatccagaggagagcagagggaagcagtttccccctgatgatgtttgtcagcagaacgtccactgaggtggactctgtagcatcagtcaggatctccttgttgtggaagtccagaggaagtcgactctcatccagaccatcaatgatgaacagaacctggaagtgttcaaagctgcagatttctttggtttcactaaagaagtgatgaacaagttccaccaagctgaactttttctccttcagcacattcagctctctgaaggtgaatggaaatatgaactggatgttctggtgggctttgtcttcagcccagtccagagtgaacttctgtgttaggactgttttcccaatgccagccactccctttgtcatcactcttctgattggttggtctcttccaggtgggactttaaagatgtcttcttgtctgattgttgtttctggtctgtgtggtttcctggatgctgtttcaatctgtatgacctcatgttcatcattgactTCTCCAGTCCccccctctgtgatgtagagctctgtgtagatctggttcagaagggttggacttcctgctttagcaattccctcaaacacagactggaacatcttcttcagaccagatttaagtttatgttgacaaactgcagcaagacgttctaaaataagacaaaaagtaaaatcaagaactagataaaattttattctcaacatgttttgcattaatgtgattccatctcttcaaatttcagtaaatgtgtgatttatccaTCAGGTTAAACCTTTGTagaaatcctcttactgctCTCCAGACggtcagccagctcctcctgcttcatcctcctcaggaagttcagtgtgatcttcatcactgcctctctggTGCTCTTCGTCTGTTCTTCATCCTCACCTTCcaacacatcatcatcatctctctgactctctAAGCATTCTGGGTCATTTGGACTCAGAATCTTATGGATCTTCTTCAGCTCGTTCTTCAGAAAAGTGACAATGTTGTCCTCCAGTGTCTGGAATAGAATAATagatgaaggaaacatcagactgaaatcatggagccaaacaccagatggatgtttgacagACTGACACTCCTCTGGTCTACAAAGTGCAGCATGGAGATGACTTTGAACAGAAGTCATGGAAAAGTAGTTATTGTTCAtgtacagaccataaatatggagtccagctgtgtttgatgctgctggGCAGATGGACAActgggaacctctgagctctgctggtccactctgtggaggaaccaggaacaattaggaagtcaggaaatattcatccagcagtattcagaaatgaaatcaccaagactttcacattaaatgtacttgaagcagaaaaacagagcatcatatgaacaaaatggagtgaagttaaaaagaggaagatgaactaCAAGGATGAAGAGCAATAACACCAAAATCacctagaagacattttaaaaggttgaTGCTGAACTTGGACTTCAAACAGTCCAAACTGTCATTAgatctgatgctggtggagacagtttcccagagcttggggacagtggaagtgaaggctctgtccacacaggtcttcaggacagtgtgggacatccatcaggttctgatgactagatctgaggtgatgtggacatggaggaggtttgagatatgtgggtgtgtgtccatgtgggGTCCTCTCCTGGATGTTATAGAGAGGATTTTTAAATGGATCCTGTAGATCCCTGGAAGCCAGTGAGATCATATTGTATCTGTCCACACAGAGACAATCAGAAGGTAAAGGTCCATGATGTAATATCTGGATGTGAGCAGTGAACCAGGTGATCCAAGTAGttataaaaatttaatgttcCTGCTGATCCCACtaagaaccagcagaacctctgatGGTCCACATCAGCTCAGTTTGGTTGAGTTCCAGCAGATCTCACCAACCACATCATGAAGCTTTCCTTCCCTGCAGAACTGCTCTCACAATGCACACAGGAACCAAGTCCTGATGGACCAGACTGGCTTTACCAGGTATTTCCCAGTGGAAATGTGTTCCACTGTTAGTCTGACATGAAGCCAGGAAGCAAcagaacatcatcatcaacatcccAGAGATAAAGATATGAAGGTGTTTTCATGagaacagagcagctgatttCTGTAGATAATGGATCAAACCTCTGTAAATATAACTGGAAACATCTGAGTTCAGTTTCCATAGTTACAGCAGTTAGatacagctcacctctctgatgatggaggtccaggagatttaaagtgaATGAGATGATTCATTGAACCGTCGCTCTTAAACGACACACAGCTAGGTTCTGATTCTTCTTGTGTGAAAATCTGATGGatcctgctaaaaaaaataaactcattaaaatctttcctttgagttttgctttgaagatatttttaatgtggttcattgtaaaataaagagctgtgagacacaacagaaccagacagatcATCGACTTGATGTTCTAAATGATTCCTatcagaaccggtccaatcCTCCAACATGTTCCTGATCATTGATCCTCCTGAATAATGTCCAGCCTtgtttaaagagcagaaagatttgtttctgagaccaacatgttggtttgaaatgactgaGAGAAGTTTGGTGATCTTAGTGTTGAGCTCTGACATGGAGAAGAACCAGGAATCATTTCCACTCTGACCATCCAAGGAGGTTCTGATGGAGCTTCAATCAGAACTGAATGTTAAGTTAGAGAACATGTTGTTCTGAATGCGATTCACAGGagacattatttagttttactgtAGAAATGTTTGATAATATACCGtgttggatgatgtttgaaTCTCAGAGATGCAACTAGaatcataaaattaattcatagaaactttttctttcagcattaaTCTGTGTTTAATCAGACTTAGAGACTAATCCAAATATAAACCtagaaattaaatttacttctgcctttgtgtttctgtgttaatattaatatttgattaaataaatgaatctgtttcatttggaaaaattaagttgatgaaaatgcatttaaatgtttgtgggtcaaaggtcatgtcaACATGATAGTTTATGTGTCTTGATTGAAAAGTGAGTTCATTATGGGTCATTTTTGTCCCCGTTATTCATCAGCAGTAATCGGGTGATTCTCTGAATTCGGTACATTTTGGCGTCTCagattacttaaaaatataccacaataaattgtgtttttgatcacTGCATCTATTGAAGGACTCTTTAAACCTCCAGGAAAATATGTCTCCCCACCTTATTCATGAAATCCCAAACAGTATTATGAATTTCTTTGTTACTTAGGTTGCTTTAAATTTAACCCCATAACGGGACAATTTCATTCCTCTATGAGTAAAACTctaacataattaaactaattctTCCAGTTCCTTTTAGATAACCTGTCCCTTGATATTAATGTATATCTTATTTGATTTTGAATCATAATAATTAGACTGATAAGTAGAATATGGCAACGTGATGGAAAAGCACTtttcataaatcagaaaaatatacattaaaataaacattaaatcaggcttttttatgtttttgaatcattctttaaactttgcatacagtccaacaaatattagtctaatatttgctgttattatgaaaaaaatcataacaatgTATCAAGTAACGGTTGAACCCATTGTAACAGTTGACCAGACTGTAACGGGGTTGAAGATTTTCACTAAAAGTTGCCATAAGTCCACATTAGCTAGGTTATGGAGCAACATATGatatgatgaaaacaagaattaatatgtttcaaagaccattctttactttttcccaaacaacaataattatcaTTTACATGCCTAAAGGTGTTGAAAGGTTGAGCTTGACAATGACaatgtttggataaaaataatcaaatatcgGTAAGAAACTATATTAACACTTAAATCTCTTTACAGTGTGAGCAGGAAAAAACTtaagtgatgtcacttccaggGTGCTGTGGAAATTGGACTGAgccattatttataaaaaggaggGATTGGGATTGGAGATCATCTGGTTCTGAAAAATATCCACAtgagatatttatttatcttaactGTGTAAATGGTTAATAATCCACTatgttggatgatgtttgaaccacagagatgaaactttaatcataaaattaattcataaaagcctttttctttcagcattactctgtctggaaaataaattaaatttagatttagagaacaatccaaatatcaatctagaaattaaactcacttctgacttttgtgtttgtgtgttaaattaatattggaTGGTCATaataacagatataaactgaaacgttacagcagttagaaacagctcacctctctgatggtggagatccaggagatttaaagttaataaaatcaTCCTTTGACCTGTcactcttaaaggacacacagctgggttctggttctggttctggtttgagtctctgatggatcctgacagaaacatgatgattaaaacttaatcagcaaagaggagcagcagcagcttcatcaccacgtctgttctggcctgatatagtgaacgctgtgtgaaaagggctgtggacagttagagatggtgacctcacctctgacctttgctctggctctcatcttccccacacagagtggttttagagggagggactccctcctctctgtcctcacactgatccatgctgctgaattcacatcagctcacacacactttctaccttcacctgcagaggaaacacacatcattcatctgcacatcaactctgatcatcctttacatcattagagctggaaaaagatcagctgctcctcctctgattggctcttcttctctgcttcatatcagtgtcaagtgaatgcagtcagacagcagagaggcagaggaagctgccatcagctgctgcacttctactatcagtccactagatggtggccctgaggtgcaaccACTTCACCAAATTCAGAAACgctacaacattaacaaaatggaAAGGGTATGTCCCAGTTGGAGACCTGAGAAATCACTGATTGGACGACAGTGCTTTTGAACCG contains:
- the LOC116724475 gene encoding NLR family CARD domain-containing protein 3-like; the protein is MNHLIHFKSPGPPSSERVDQQSSEVPSCPSAQQHQTQLDSIFMTLEDNIVTFLKNELKKIHKILSPNDPECLESQRDDDDVLEGEDEEQTKSTREAVMKITLNFLRRMKQEELADRLESKRLAAVCQHKLKSGLKKMFQSVFEGIAKAGSPTLLNQIYTELYITEGGTGEVNDEHEVIQIETASRKPHRPETTIRQEDIFKVPPGRDQPIRRVMTKGVAGIGKTVLTQKFTLDWAEDKAHQNIQFIFPFTFRELNVLKEKKFSLVELVHHFFSETKEICSFEHFQVLFIIDGLDESRLPLDFHNKEILTDATESTSVDVLLTNIIRGKLLPSALLWITTRPAAANQIPPQCVGMVTEVRGFNDPQKEEYFRKRFRDKKQASRIISHTKTSRSLHIMCHIPVFCWITATVLEDVLETREGGELPRTLTEMYIHFLVVQTKVKKVKYDGGAETDPHWSPESRKMIESLGKLAFNQLQKGNLIFYESDLTECGIDIRAASVYSGMFTQIFKEERGLYQHKVFCFVHLSVQEFLAALHVHLTFINSGSDVMKETQRSRRSSFLNRSNLKSLHQRAVDQALQSPNGHLDLFLRFLLGLSLQTNQRLLQGLLTKTGSISQTNQETVQYIKEKVNENVSAEKSINLFHCLNELNDRSLEEEIQQSLSSGSLSTDKLSPAQWSALGFILVSSGKDLDVFDLKKYSASEEVLLRLLPVVKASNKALLSGCNISERSCEALSSVLSSQSSSLRELDLSNNNLQDSGVKLLSAGLKSPNCNLETLRLSVCSLSERSCEALSSVLSSQSSSLRELDLSNNNLQDSGVKLLSAGLKSPNCNLETLRVEPAGVPFLTPGLRKYSCQLTIDTNTVYRKLKLSEDNRKVTHVEELQSYPDHPDRFDYWSQLLCRTGLTGRCYWEVEWRGEVYISVSYRRMRRKGGSDDCVFGYNDHSWSLNCSDDGYSVWHNNIETRLSSSSVSNRVAVYVDFPAGILSFYRVSSDSLILLHTFNTTFTEPLIPGFRFLWISSGSSVFLC